The Hippea jasoniae nucleotide sequence CTGGACATTTCCAGCCGGGGAGACACTCATCTGAGCATAACCCTGCATTATGGAGTTAAATCTATCAATCAACGAATGGGTGTCATTACTATCCCTTTTTATTAGGTGATCATCGCTGTTTACAGGGATACTAAAAACACCCACCTCTTTGCCGTACTGGTCAACCACTTTTAGCTTAAAAGAACCCGTTTTAACTGCAATATCAAGACCTGTTGCAGCTTTAACACTCAATGCGGCATTGGGATCAACATTATAAACACCCTCAACAGACGAATAGGGTGTCAAACCCGCTCCAGCTGAATGAATCTTATTAATTTCCTGAACAAGCGTTGAGCCGATCTCGTTTACTTTATCTATATATTCAGGTAACATTTTATCTCTCAAATATAGCGTTGCACCCAACTGACCATTTTTAATTCTATCTGTAATATCAACCTTCTGGCCACCGTTGACAAAATATACCCTGTTATATTCAGAACCGTTTAGTTTGCCCACCGTTAAAGTATTGTAATCCTTCCCCGAAACAAGCGGCATTCCACCAAGCAAAATAGTCATTTCGGGTTTTGTATTTTTATCATAAGAACCTTCTAAAATAGTTACATCTGCATAGCTTGAAAGCTTTTGCAGCAACACACTGCGCTCATCCCTTAAGGTATTTGCATGATCCTTATCTCCAAGCTCAGCTTTTTTTATTTCGTAGTTAAGCTGAGCAATTCTTTTGGTTAGAGAGTTTATCTCATTAACTGTGTATGCTACCTCATTATCAAGGCCGTTTCTTATCTGATTTAGCGCAGAATATGAATCGTGAAGGGCCTTTGAAAGTGTTAAACCTTTTTCGATTACCTGCTGTCTTGCCGTCTGAAGGTCAGGATTTAAAGATAAAGCATGCCAGGCGTTAAAAAATTGCTCCATAGCGCCTTTTAAACCCACGCCGTTTTCCTCGTTGAAAACACTCTGAACCTCATCCAATGCATTGTTGAGCTTATCGTAATAGCTCATATCCTGATTGGCCACCCTTACGCGTTTATCGATCAATGTATTTCTCATACTTATGACCTGTGAAACCTCAGCACCACTACCAAACACACCCGCATAAGAGATCATCGGCATAGATGGCAGTATATCGACCCTTTCACGGGAATATCCAGGCGTGTTTACATTGGCAACATTATTACCTGTAACATTTATTGCTGCTTTGTTGACATATAATCCACTAACACCGATGTTTAAGGCATCAAAAATTGTGGGCATCTATACCCTCACACTCATAATTTGAGCGTTGATAGGAGTTTGAGCGTTTTTATCGTAATTTTCTTTAGAAAACAAAGAACCATATAGATTTAATAAACCGTTAAAGAACTGAAGATTCTCTGTTGCTATCATCTTATTGACATTGCTCTTTAGCACAAACTTATCGATTGTTTTTTGCAGTTTTCCGTTAAGCATACGCAGATGGTCAACCTCTCTGTTTTCACTCACAATAAACAAAAACTCGCTGATATTTTCTGCATCGTATAAGGAAAGAATCTCTTTTAATTGACTTTTTTTACTTTCAAGCTCATCAGCAATAAGCTGTTTCTGTTTTGTGAGTTTTTCAAGCCCCTCGCCATCTATGTTTATTAAATATTCCCTTTCCTTTTCGGTTAGCTCTACCAATTTTTCGTATAGTTCTATCAATCCATTCAAAACACCTTCAAGGTTTAATAAACTACTCACCCTTCCACTCCTTCAAAATCGATTTGGCTAATTTTTCCAGATCAGGCTTGTAGGTGCCATTTTCTATCTGCGATCTAATTTGTTTAATCTTATCGGCTCTTCTGTCTTCATCTGCCTTGATATCCGCAAGGAGTTTTGCCTCAGACGAGATCTCTACCTTATCAAGCGTCTTGGTTTGCCCTTCAGAAGGTTTTTCCTTTGGCTGTTTTATATCAACCTTATCTACCTTTTGCTGTTTTGACTGCTTGACATATTTCTCTATAACCCCGCTTAGGTAGGCATCAATCTTCATCGCTACACCTCCTTGTTTTCTACCTATTTAATCGGCAGAAATCCCCAAAACTTTAGTGAAATTGCTCCATATAGGCAAGCACTTTTTTAACATACCCTTGAGTCTCCCTAAACGGGGGTATACCGTTGTATTTTTTAACATTACCAGCTCCTGCGTTGTATGCAGCTATAGCTTTTTTGTAATCTTTAAACTCACCCAACAACTTAGATAGATATTTAACGCCACCCATAATATTTTGCCTTATATCCCAGATGTTTTTAACACCAAGCTCAACTGCCGTCTGAGGCATAAGCTGCATCAAACCGATAGCACCAGCTTTTGATATAGCCTCTGGATTAAAATCAGATTCGGCCTTAATCACGCTCAAAATCAACTTTTCTGGAACATGGTATTTTTGAGAGGCTTGTTTTACTATAGATTTAATCATCTTCATTTTATCGGCGGATAAATCCATAAATCCCTTCTTTTTAAGTGGCTTAAACTCAAAAGAATCTTTATGTAATTTAATCGGTTTATTTTCAATATTTTTGGGCAGATGTGTTTTGTATTCTATGTAGGCTTTTAAAGAATTAAACAAAGTCTTTGCTATACCAAACGGTGATGTTTCAGACATTTTCTGGCTCAATGCATTTATATACATAAACTTATAAATTGAGTTGGCTGCATTGTTTTTTACAATAGGATCTTGAGGAATGCCTTTTTCCATCTCTGTTAATAACTGAGATATAAACAAAGCCTCAAACTGCCTGCAGGCTTCTTTGAGTTTATAGGTATTTTCGATATTATTGATCTTGTTTTCTATAGGTATCATTTTATCCATGCTTATGCTCATCATCACATCATCTCCAGCTCTGCATTTAAGGCACCAGCAGCCTTCAAAGCCTGAAATATTGCCATCATATCCCTTGGCGTTGCACCGGCTTTGTTTAACGCCTGCACAAGTTGTGAAACAGTGGCGCCTTTTGGAAAAGTGAGAAACTTACCTTTTCCTTCTTCCACATTAACCTTTTTATTGGCAACGGTGGTTGTTTTTCCACCAGCCAATGGATTTGGTTGAGAAACGGTTTTTGTAGTTGTTATCGTAACGGTTAAATTGCCGTGTGAGATACTTACAGGCTCAACGGTTACATCACCACCAACCACAACAGTCCCTGTTTTTTCATCTAAAACAACTCGTGGCACAGAAACCTGATTCACGCTTAGTTGATTGATTTGAGAAATCAACTCAACAACATCACCCCTATAAAGAGGCGGCACAACAACCTTCACGCTCCCACCATCTACAGGAAAAGCCATCTGTCTTCTGTAAAATCTGTTTATAGCCTCTGCAACCCTTGTTGCCATTGTAAAATTAGGACTTTTCAAAGCCAGCATAAAGCTACTTTTTGAATTGATATCTACATCCACCTGATTTTCAACAATAGCACCGTTTGGAATCCTTCCAACTGTAGGATGATTCTTTCTAACCTTTGTTGCACCGCCACCCATGTTATAACCACCTATCGAGACAGGACCCTGAGCTACTGCATAAACCTTTCCATCGGGGCCTTTCAAAGGCGTCATAATCAATGTGCCGCCCTGAAGACTCTTTGCATCGCCTATTGACGAAACAGTGACATCGATTCTATCACCCTGCTTTGCAAATGGCGGCAGTGTTGCCGTAACAAGCACAGCTGCAATATTTTTAACCTGCAAACTCTGCATGGCAGAGCTTGAGAGTGTAACACCAAAATGTTTAAGGGCATTTGCTATCGACTGGACTGTGAAATAGGAACTTGTGCCATCGCCTGTCCCTGCAAGGCCAACAACAAGGCCATAACCCACAAGCTGGTTATTTCTAACCCCAACAACATTTGTTACATCGCCGATTTTTACCTCAAATCCAAATGCATTTATACCAAAAAGCAACACAAATACAGCAGTGATTAGTTTTTTCATATCTACCTCCTAAAAAGGCCTGATAAGCT carries:
- a CDS encoding flagellar protein FlgN; translated protein: MSSLLNLEGVLNGLIELYEKLVELTEKEREYLINIDGEGLEKLTKQKQLIADELESKKSQLKEILSLYDAENISEFLFIVSENREVDHLRMLNGKLQKTIDKFVLKSNVNKMIATENLQFFNGLLNLYGSLFSKENYDKNAQTPINAQIMSVRV
- a CDS encoding flagellar basal body P-ring protein FlgI, translated to MKKLITAVFVLLFGINAFGFEVKIGDVTNVVGVRNNQLVGYGLVVGLAGTGDGTSSYFTVQSIANALKHFGVTLSSSAMQSLQVKNIAAVLVTATLPPFAKQGDRIDVTVSSIGDAKSLQGGTLIMTPLKGPDGKVYAVAQGPVSIGGYNMGGGATKVRKNHPTVGRIPNGAIVENQVDVDINSKSSFMLALKSPNFTMATRVAEAINRFYRRQMAFPVDGGSVKVVVPPLYRGDVVELISQINQLSVNQVSVPRVVLDEKTGTVVVGGDVTVEPVSISHGNLTVTITTTKTVSQPNPLAGGKTTTVANKKVNVEEGKGKFLTFPKGATVSQLVQALNKAGATPRDMMAIFQALKAAGALNAELEMM
- the flgM gene encoding flagellar biosynthesis anti-sigma factor FlgM produces the protein MKIDAYLSGVIEKYVKQSKQQKVDKVDIKQPKEKPSEGQTKTLDKVEISSEAKLLADIKADEDRRADKIKQIRSQIENGTYKPDLEKLAKSILKEWKGE
- a CDS encoding transglycosylase SLT domain-containing protein — protein: MDKMIPIENKINNIENTYKLKEACRQFEALFISQLLTEMEKGIPQDPIVKNNAANSIYKFMYINALSQKMSETSPFGIAKTLFNSLKAYIEYKTHLPKNIENKPIKLHKDSFEFKPLKKKGFMDLSADKMKMIKSIVKQASQKYHVPEKLILSVIKAESDFNPEAISKAGAIGLMQLMPQTAVELGVKNIWDIRQNIMGGVKYLSKLLGEFKDYKKAIAAYNAGAGNVKKYNGIPPFRETQGYVKKVLAYMEQFH
- the flgK gene encoding flagellar hook-associated protein FlgK — its product is MPTIFDALNIGVSGLYVNKAAINVTGNNVANVNTPGYSRERVDILPSMPMISYAGVFGSGAEVSQVISMRNTLIDKRVRVANQDMSYYDKLNNALDEVQSVFNEENGVGLKGAMEQFFNAWHALSLNPDLQTARQQVIEKGLTLSKALHDSYSALNQIRNGLDNEVAYTVNEINSLTKRIAQLNYEIKKAELGDKDHANTLRDERSVLLQKLSSYADVTILEGSYDKNTKPEMTILLGGMPLVSGKDYNTLTVGKLNGSEYNRVYFVNGGQKVDITDRIKNGQLGATLYLRDKMLPEYIDKVNEIGSTLVQEINKIHSAGAGLTPYSSVEGVYNVDPNAALSVKAATGLDIAVKTGSFKLKVVDQYGKEVGVFSIPVNSDDHLIKRDSNDTHSLIDRFNSIMQGYAQMSVSPAGNVQITAENGYKFAFTYDSSSFLAAVGINTFFVGHNAKDIDVSRILQDDPSKIAAGKTLNPGDSSNAQQVAQVQLDKVMDNNTQTIDEYYNAFLGSIGSTKQRFDEIYKAKQAVYQQLKTTQQSLEGVSLDEEAANLIKFQRAYQANAKFVSVVDQMTLTLINMVQ